The proteins below come from a single Corynebacterium glyciniphilum AJ 3170 genomic window:
- a CDS encoding ArsR/SmtB family transcription factor, whose protein sequence is MAPNIALPNPVSDLSPREQAEFLAPTLAALADVNRLTIALALSEKSMTNRQLHEATGLSPALVSHHLVALRRAGVVDTVAKGRASVNSICCEQLADPVRWLARLATLTPEGQKACCRDDSDTPADHNHDGQVEQGQ, encoded by the coding sequence ATGGCACCGAACATTGCGTTACCCAATCCTGTCAGTGACCTGTCACCGAGAGAGCAGGCCGAGTTTCTGGCCCCGACGTTGGCGGCGTTGGCAGATGTCAACCGCTTGACCATCGCCCTGGCCCTGTCCGAGAAGTCGATGACCAACCGACAGCTGCACGAGGCCACCGGGTTGAGCCCGGCCCTGGTCAGTCATCACCTGGTCGCGCTGCGCCGGGCCGGTGTCGTCGACACCGTGGCGAAAGGTCGGGCGAGTGTGAACAGCATCTGCTGTGAACAGCTCGCCGATCCGGTGCGCTGGCTGGCCCGCCTGGCCACACTGACCCCGGAGGGCCAGAAAGCCTGCTGCAGAGACGACAGCGACACACCTGCCGACCACAACCACGACGGCCAGGTCGAACAGGGGCAGTGA
- a CDS encoding permease, translated as MLIDTLQTFALLLGELLALFLFVSAAVALINRRFGPEKMRDWMASGIVPGPVKGLLLGAVTPFCSCSTLPMLVGMLNAGVGFQTAMTYLISSPLLNPIIVGGIGIIFGWKIAIIYTVFTLAVSLITPMIWTMLGMQTAVKRVRVQGETTPEPWKGLVGELPGALRQAWADLRPLLIPMLLGLAVGAAIYGFVPEDQLTGFAGANIWWAVPLAAVIGIPMYIRLETMLPVGLALQSAGVAIGPIFALMIGGAGASPPEVSMLAAVFKPRLLITFVATILAVAIIGGYLISLTS; from the coding sequence ATGCTGATAGACACACTGCAGACCTTCGCCCTGCTGCTAGGCGAGCTGCTGGCGTTGTTTCTCTTCGTCTCGGCCGCCGTGGCCCTGATCAACCGACGCTTCGGCCCGGAGAAGATGCGCGACTGGATGGCCAGCGGTATTGTCCCCGGACCGGTCAAGGGCCTGCTGCTGGGTGCGGTGACACCGTTTTGCTCCTGTTCGACACTGCCCATGCTCGTCGGGATGCTCAACGCCGGGGTCGGCTTCCAGACTGCCATGACGTACCTGATTTCCTCGCCACTGCTCAACCCGATCATCGTCGGTGGGATCGGGATCATCTTCGGCTGGAAGATCGCGATCATCTACACGGTGTTCACTCTGGCGGTGTCCCTGATCACGCCGATGATCTGGACGATGCTGGGCATGCAGACCGCGGTGAAACGCGTCCGCGTGCAGGGCGAGACCACCCCGGAGCCATGGAAAGGCCTTGTCGGCGAACTCCCCGGAGCACTACGACAAGCCTGGGCTGATCTGCGCCCATTGCTGATCCCCATGCTGTTGGGCCTGGCCGTGGGCGCGGCGATCTACGGGTTCGTACCCGAAGACCAGCTCACCGGCTTCGCCGGAGCGAACATCTGGTGGGCGGTGCCCCTGGCAGCGGTCATCGGCATCCCGATGTACATCCGGTTGGAGACCATGCTGCCGGTCGGCCTGGCACTGCAATCCGCCGGTGTCGCCATCGGCCCGATCTTCGCCCTGATGATCGGCGGGGCCGGGGCCTCGCCGCCGGAGGTGTCGATGCTGGCAGCGGTGTTCAAACCCCGACTGTTGATCACCTTCGTGGCCACCATCCTTGCCGTGGCGATCATCGGCGGCTACCTGATCTCCCTGACCAGCTAG
- the chrA gene encoding chromate efflux transporter, translating into MPRTPPHGPGRNVQPGDTWQVFLAFLRLGLTSFGGPVAHLAFFREAFVERRGWLSEKAYADLVALCQFLPGPASSQVGMAIGLQRAGYTGMLAAWFAFTMPSVALLVACAYVLAAVGDLSDAGWIDGLKAAAVAVVAHAVLGMARSLTPDAPRATIAAAAMIVVLLFPSPATLAVAVAVAGLVGFLWLTPQEQAPRAEDAFSVRVSKRTAVACLGAFALLLVGLLLVAMWTSNAYVSLIDIFYRAGSLVFGGGHVVLPLLQAETASLVEPEVFLAGYGAAQAVPGPLFTVAGFLGASSFGTVTGIVGALAATVAIFLPAALLVVGTLHLWEALRGNAATRRVLTGVNPGVVGILTAALYDPLFTAGILGNGVNALVLAVAAFVALHSWKVPAWAVVIAAGVLGWFIL; encoded by the coding sequence GTGCCCCGAACCCCGCCCCACGGCCCCGGCCGCAACGTACAGCCGGGCGACACCTGGCAGGTGTTCCTGGCGTTCCTCCGCCTGGGACTCACCAGCTTCGGCGGCCCGGTCGCCCATCTGGCCTTCTTCCGCGAGGCCTTCGTCGAGCGCCGCGGATGGTTGTCCGAGAAGGCCTACGCTGACCTCGTCGCACTGTGCCAGTTCCTCCCCGGACCCGCGTCATCACAGGTGGGAATGGCCATCGGACTCCAGAGAGCCGGGTACACCGGAATGCTCGCCGCGTGGTTCGCGTTCACGATGCCCTCGGTGGCGCTTCTCGTCGCTTGCGCCTACGTCCTGGCCGCCGTCGGTGACCTCTCCGACGCCGGCTGGATCGACGGGCTGAAAGCGGCCGCCGTCGCCGTCGTCGCTCACGCGGTCCTGGGCATGGCCCGGTCTCTGACGCCCGACGCACCCCGGGCCACAATCGCCGCGGCAGCGATGATCGTAGTCCTGCTATTCCCCAGCCCTGCCACCCTGGCGGTCGCTGTCGCGGTGGCCGGCCTCGTCGGTTTCCTCTGGCTCACCCCGCAGGAGCAGGCCCCGCGGGCGGAGGACGCCTTCTCCGTCCGAGTGTCCAAGCGGACCGCTGTCGCGTGCCTGGGAGCCTTCGCACTGCTGCTCGTGGGGCTTCTCCTGGTTGCCATGTGGACGTCGAATGCGTATGTATCACTGATCGACATCTTCTACCGTGCAGGATCACTCGTCTTCGGAGGCGGCCATGTGGTCCTGCCGCTCCTGCAAGCGGAGACCGCCAGCCTTGTCGAGCCCGAGGTCTTTCTCGCCGGGTACGGTGCCGCCCAGGCCGTTCCGGGGCCGTTGTTCACCGTCGCCGGGTTCCTCGGCGCGTCCAGCTTCGGAACGGTGACCGGCATTGTCGGCGCCCTGGCCGCCACCGTGGCGATCTTCCTGCCGGCCGCGCTGCTGGTGGTCGGCACCCTGCACTTATGGGAGGCACTGCGGGGCAACGCCGCCACCCGCAGGGTGCTGACGGGTGTCAACCCCGGAGTGGTGGGTATCCTCACCGCCGCGCTGTACGACCCGCTGTTCACCGCCGGGATCCTCGGCAACGGCGTCAACGCCCTGGTACTGGCCGTCGCGGCGTTCGTGGCGCTCCACAGCTGGAAGGTCCCGGCCTGGGCCGTGGTGATCGCCGCGGGTGTCCTGGGGTGGTTCATTCTCTAG
- a CDS encoding SulP family inorganic anion transporter, with protein MQSAPPAPTAVVASFRYAFSSLPRLRTEVLAGLVVALALIPEAISFSILAGVDPRVGLFASFTMAVTIAFTGGRPAMISAATGAVAVVIAPVAHDHGMDYFIATVLLAGVFQVVLSVLGVAKLMRFIPRSVMIGFVNALAILIFTAQLPHLLGVPWLVYPLVAAGLVIMIGFPRLTTVIPAPLVAIVLITIVVVVSGWDVPDVKDQGELPDSLPGLFIPDVPLNLDTLTIIGPYALAMALVGLMESLMTAKFVDDITDVHSDKTREGWGQGVANIVSSLFGGMGGCAMIGQTMINVRSSGARTRLSTLLAGIFLLILVVTLGDIVGLIPMAALVAVMVMVSVGTMDWHSLRTLPMMPLSETAVMVVTVVATLATHNLAVGVVLGVLTAMVMFARRVAHLVSVEKVAELDTDHDGTIDTRTYRVHGQLFFASSNDLVYSFDYTDLADHIVIDLTEADVWDASTVATFDSITTKFRARGKDVTIIGLDGASQERLDRFSGRLGGGH; from the coding sequence ATGCAATCCGCCCCACCCGCCCCGACTGCGGTCGTCGCCTCGTTCCGCTACGCGTTCAGTTCCCTTCCGCGCCTGCGCACCGAAGTGCTCGCCGGGCTAGTCGTCGCGCTCGCGTTGATCCCGGAAGCCATCTCGTTCTCCATCCTGGCCGGTGTGGATCCCAGGGTCGGGTTGTTCGCCTCCTTCACGATGGCGGTGACCATCGCCTTCACCGGTGGGCGGCCGGCGATGATCTCGGCGGCCACAGGTGCGGTCGCCGTGGTGATCGCCCCGGTGGCCCACGACCACGGCATGGACTACTTCATCGCGACCGTCTTGCTCGCGGGTGTCTTCCAGGTCGTCCTCAGCGTGCTCGGCGTCGCCAAGCTGATGCGCTTTATCCCACGCTCGGTGATGATCGGCTTCGTCAACGCCCTGGCGATCCTGATCTTCACCGCCCAGCTGCCCCACCTGCTCGGCGTGCCCTGGCTGGTCTACCCACTGGTGGCTGCCGGCCTGGTCATCATGATCGGTTTCCCGAGGCTGACTACCGTGATCCCCGCCCCACTGGTCGCTATTGTCCTGATCACCATCGTGGTCGTGGTCAGCGGGTGGGACGTGCCCGACGTCAAGGACCAAGGGGAGCTCCCCGACAGTCTGCCCGGCCTGTTCATCCCCGACGTTCCGCTGAACCTGGACACCCTGACCATCATCGGGCCCTACGCCCTGGCTATGGCGCTGGTGGGGCTGATGGAGTCACTGATGACCGCGAAGTTCGTCGACGACATCACCGACGTGCACTCCGACAAGACCAGGGAGGGGTGGGGACAGGGTGTGGCCAACATCGTCAGCTCCCTGTTCGGCGGGATGGGAGGGTGCGCCATGATCGGGCAGACCATGATCAACGTGCGTTCCTCCGGCGCCCGTACCCGCCTGTCGACGCTGTTGGCGGGAATCTTCCTGCTGATCCTGGTCGTCACCCTCGGCGACATCGTCGGGCTGATCCCGATGGCGGCTCTCGTCGCGGTGATGGTCATGGTGTCGGTGGGCACCATGGACTGGCACTCCCTACGGACCCTGCCGATGATGCCGCTGAGTGAGACCGCCGTGATGGTGGTGACCGTGGTCGCCACCCTGGCCACGCACAACCTGGCGGTCGGTGTGGTGCTCGGTGTACTCACCGCGATGGTCATGTTCGCCCGACGGGTCGCCCACCTGGTGAGCGTCGAGAAAGTCGCGGAACTCGACACCGACCACGACGGCACGATCGACACCCGTACCTACCGGGTGCACGGGCAGTTGTTCTTCGCCTCCAGTAATGACCTCGTCTACAGCTTCGACTACACCGACCTGGCCGATCACATCGTCATCGACCTGACGGAGGCCGACGTGTGGGACGCCTCGACGGTCGCAACGTTTGACAGCATCACCACGAAGTTCCGGGCGAGAGGCAAAGACGTGACGATCATCGGTCTCGACGGCGCCAGCCAGGAACGCCTCGACCGCTTCTCGGGGCGGCTCGGCGGAGGACACTGA